From a single Apium graveolens cultivar Ventura chromosome 2, ASM990537v1, whole genome shotgun sequence genomic region:
- the LOC141707986 gene encoding uncharacterized protein LOC141707986, which translates to MECVPKAIEAKETAEKKMLVDDFQGGRISAMEANKLFPQLPNISQILAVCDVHCAAQKRIYMSEKDWYEILQVERLADDATIKKQYRKLALLLHPDKNKFPGAEAAFKLIGEANMVLSNKERRASFDIRLRASVNSAIPKAPPRQRKTKSAVKKAEEVKNMKPNVSSYQFNKNYHKQPTIPNMFSHLTRFFCHLCKCWYPINPIVRVTSCPNCFKENVFYHQGAPSQSKKDNIKHHDGSAFPQKMQVPQQAFKVGVQNTGKFPTSLFHSDVNPAKKFGSEHVKQTGCNIKVGVQGAKFTTTHLGDNANFVPCFGAEHMEHTIGTNETNGSVKSKVEDVSSGATMPTSELAKGKVSSSTKDRNRKRRKSEADITENYENRSSQKEEATPKESRNVVQENINSTRKSSRQRKNVSYNEGISDDGDFMSPDEKILQDAKDQAANATPVPPGAVVDEYPDPEFSDFDKIRNQNCVTVHQIWACYDTVDGMPRFYAKIKKVHLLKSKLCIAWLEADPEKQEEIDWVDEELPVSCGKYMCVETEETIDYHTLSHQVGVEKGNNKDTYIIYPKKGEIWALFTNWDIGWSLEPDLHRKNKLEFAEVLSDFCLNSGIKVRYLGKIKGFVSLYYRSEGTASILIPSSEMLRFSHHIPSFKMTGSEGVGVPPGSFELDPAALPVDP; encoded by the coding sequence ATGGAGTGTGTACCGAAGGCCATCGAGGCTAAAGAAACAGCAGAGAAGAAGATGTTAGTGGATGACTTTCAAGGGGGTCGGATTAGTGCAATGGAGGCAAATAAACTTTTCCCTCAACTACCAAACATTTCTCAGATCTTAGCAGTTTGTGATGTTCATTGTGCTGCACAAAAAAGAATATATATGTCAGAAAAGGACTGGTATGAAATCCTTCAAGTTGAAAGACTAGCTGATGATGCTACCATTAAGAAGCAATACAGGAAACTTGCTCTATTACTTCATCCGGATAAGAACAAATTTCCTGGTGCAGAAGCTGCTTTTAAGCTGATTGGTGAAGCGAACATGGTGCTCTCTAATAAAGAAAGAAGAGCTTCCTTTGATATCAGACTTAGAGCCTCTGTGAATTCTGCTATACCCAAGGCCCCGCCTAGACAAAGGAAAACAAAATCTGCTGTGAAGAAAGCAGAGGAAGTTAAAAACATGAAGCCAAATGTGTCTAGTTACCAATTCAACAAGAATTATCATAAACAACCAACAATCCCCAATATGTTTTCCCATTTAACAAGATTCTTTTGTCATCTCTGCAAGTGTTGGTACCCAATAAACCCTATAGTCAGGGTCACTTCCTGTCCTAATTGCTTTAAGGAAAACGTTTTTTATCACCAAGGTGCACCTTCACAATCTAAAAAGGATAATATTAAGCATCATGATGGCAGTGCATTTCCTCAGAAGATGCAGGTTCCACAGCAGGCCTTTAAAGTTGGTGTACAAAATACAGGAAAGTTTCCTACTTCACTATTTCATTCTGATGTAAATCCTGCAAAGAAGTTTGGGTCTGAACATGTTAAACAAACTGGATGTAATATCAAAGTTGGTGTACAAGGTGCAAAGTTTACTACTACCCATTTGGGAGATAATGCAAATTTTGTTCCATGTTTTGGGGCAGAACACATGGAACATACTATCGGCACTAATGAAACTAATGGCTCGGTCAAGAGCAAAGTTGAAGATGTTAGTTCAGGAGCCACAATGCCGACTTCTGAGTTGGCAAAGGGTAAAGTATCAAGTAGTACCAAAGACAGAAATAGGAAAAGGAGGAAGTCAGAAGCAGACATCACTGAGAACTATGAAAACAGAAGTTCTCAAAAAGAAGAGGCAACTCCTAAAGAAAGTCGTAATGTTGTCCAAGAGAATATCAACTCTACTAGAAAATCATCTCGACAAAGAAAGAATGTATCTTACAATGAAGGTATAAGCGATGATGGTGACTTTATGAGTCCTGATGAGAAAATTTTGCAGGATGCTAAAGACCAAGCTGCTAATGCAACTCCTGTTCCTCCTGGTGCAGTAGTGGATGAGTATCCTGATCCAGAGTTCAGTGATTTTGACAAGATTAGAAACCAAAACTGTGTTACTGTTCATCAAATCTGGGCTTGTTATGATACAGTGGATGGCATGCCAAGGTTTTATGCTAAAATTAAGAAGGTTCATTTGCTTAAATCTAAGTTGTGTATTGCTTGGCTAGAGGCTGATCCTGAGAAGCAAGAGGAGATTGATTGGGTAGATGAAGAGTTACCAGTAAGCTGTGGTAAATATATGTGTGTAGAGACTGAAGAAACTATAGATTATCATACATTGTCTCATCAAGTTGGGGTTGAAAAAGGAAACAATAAAGATACTTATATAATATATCCTAAAAAGGGGGAGATTTGGGCCCTCTTCACAAACTGGGACATTGGATGGAGCTTGGAACCTGATTTACATAGAAAAAACAAATTGGAGTTTGCGGAGGTTCTTTCTGATTTTTGCCTTAATTCTGGGATTAAAGTTCGatatttaggaaaaatcaaagGGTTTGTAAGCCTTTATTATAGGAGTGAAGGAACTGCTTCAATTCTGATACCATCCAGTGAAATGCTAAGATTTTCCCACCATATTCCTTCATTTAAAATGACTGGTTCTGAAGGAGTAGGTGTCCCCCCTGGTTCTTTTGAACTTGATCCTGCAGCTTTACCCGTGGATCCTTAA